In Brassica rapa cultivar Chiifu-401-42 chromosome A06, CAAS_Brap_v3.01, whole genome shotgun sequence, a single window of DNA contains:
- the LOC103873426 gene encoding zinc finger protein BALDIBIS isoform X1 produces the protein MIIPDDHHHLSFPSYVLHQEHITPNPNPNPNPTASNSNKRKRNLPGNPDPDAEVIALSPNSLMTTNRFICEICNKGFKRDQNLQLHRRGHNLPWKLKQRTDKEQVKKKVYICPEKTCVHHDPGRALGDLTGIKKHFSRKHGEKKWKCDKCSKKYAVVSDWKAHSKICGTREYKCDCGTLFSRKDSFITHRAFCDALAEESARFASVPPAAAAYLNNSSDAEVNLGNIKPNHQQRLLDLTSSQLDRHGFNVNRNNINGFMGQSSTNQLPLAANVFASSSSPSPHSASALLQNLWQLQGQSYQQWLLNKNNNNIIQSGMPNNQEDHDTIRRELVINGSSFSSEARTSYNQNGGQEIASMSATTLLQMAAQIGSKRSSSSSNNGMAFGLVTSSIFNNKEMENKIKTKEFDERGFTRDFLGVGSQNRHRPILMVNHNLPTTNDGTPTTYMNHSMLY, from the exons ATGATAATACCAGATGATCATCATCACCTCTCATTCCCCAGCTACGTCCTTCACCAAGAACACATCACCCCGAatcctaaccctaaccctaatccTACCGCCTCAAACTCaaacaaaaggaaaagaaaTCTCCCGGGTAATCCAG atcCAGATGCAGAAGTCATCGCTCTATCGCCAAACTCGCTCATGACGACGAACAGATTCATATGCGAGATCTGCAACAAAGGATTTAAGAGAGACCAAAACCTTCAGCTTCACCGGAGAGGCCATAATCTTCCATGGAAGCTAAAGCAAAGGACGGACAAGGAGCAAGTGAAGAAGAAAGTGTACATCTGCCCTGAGAAGACCTGTGTACACCACGACCCGGGTCGAGCCCTCGGGGACTTAACTGGAATCAAGAAGCATTTCAGCAGAAAACATGGAGAGAAGAAGTGGAAATGCGACAAATGTTCCAAAAAATATGCTGTCGTGTCGGATTGGAAAGCTCATAGCAAGATTTGTGGCACCAGAGAGTACAAATGTGACTGCGGTACCCTCTTTTCCAG AAAAGATAGTTTCATCACACATAGAGCATTTTGTGACGCTTTAGCCGAAGAAAGTGCTCGATTTGCCTCAGTTCCACCAGCCGCAGCTGCATATTTGAACAATTCCTCGGATGCAGAAGTCAATCTTGGAAACATCAAACCAAATCATCAACAACGACTACTTGATCTTACATCTTCTCAACTGGATCGACATGGTTTCAATGTCAATCGCAACAACATAAATGGCTTCATGGGACAATCCTCCACCAACCAGCTTCCTTTAGCAGCCAATGTTTTCGCATCTTCATCATCGCCATCACCTCATAGTGCATCTGCTTTGCTTCAAAATCTATGGCAATTACAAGGACAATCATATCAGCAGTGGCTACTCAACAAAAACAATAACAATATTATACAAAGTGGAATGCCCAATAATCAAGAAGATCATGACACTATAAGAAGGGAACTAGTAATTAATGGTTCTTCGTTTTCTTCGGAAGCACGCACCAGTTACAACCAAAACGGTGGACAGGAAATAGCCTCGATGTCAGCCACGACATTGCTGCAGATGGCGGCTCAAATAGGCTCAAAGAGATCGTCATCAAGCTCCAACAATGGCATGGCTTTTGGTCTAGTGACTTCCTCCATCTTCAACAATAAAGAAATGGagaataaaatcaaaacaaaggAATTCGATGAAAGAGGCTTCACAAGAGACTTTCTTGGTGTGGGAAGTCAAAACCGTCATCGGCCAATATTGATGGTCAACCATAATCTTCCAACCACAAACGACGGCACACCAACCACCTACATGAATCACAGtatgttatattaa
- the LOC103873426 gene encoding zinc finger protein BALDIBIS isoform X2, giving the protein MIIPDDHHHLSFPSYVLHQEHITPNPNPNPNPTASNSNKRKRNLPGNPDPDAEVIALSPNSLMTTNRFICEICNKGFKRDQNLQLHRRGHNLPWKLKQRTDKEQVKKKVYICPEKTCVHHDPGRALGDLTGIKKHFSRKHGEKKWKCDKCSKKYAVVSDWKAHSKICGTREYKCDCGTLFSRKDSFITHRAFCDALAEESARFASVPPAAAAYLNNSSDAEVNLGNIKPNHQQRLLDLTSSQLDRHGFNVNRNNINGFMGQSSTNQLPLAANVFASSSSPSPHSASALLQNLWQLQGQSYQQWLLNKNNNNIIQSGMPNNQEDHDTIRRELVINGSSFSSEARTSYNQNGGQEIASMSATTLLQMAAQIGSKRSSSSSNNGMAFGLVTSSIFNNKEMENKIKTKEFDERGFTRDFLGVGSQNRHRPILMVNHNLPTTNDGTPTTYMNHKT; this is encoded by the exons ATGATAATACCAGATGATCATCATCACCTCTCATTCCCCAGCTACGTCCTTCACCAAGAACACATCACCCCGAatcctaaccctaaccctaatccTACCGCCTCAAACTCaaacaaaaggaaaagaaaTCTCCCGGGTAATCCAG atcCAGATGCAGAAGTCATCGCTCTATCGCCAAACTCGCTCATGACGACGAACAGATTCATATGCGAGATCTGCAACAAAGGATTTAAGAGAGACCAAAACCTTCAGCTTCACCGGAGAGGCCATAATCTTCCATGGAAGCTAAAGCAAAGGACGGACAAGGAGCAAGTGAAGAAGAAAGTGTACATCTGCCCTGAGAAGACCTGTGTACACCACGACCCGGGTCGAGCCCTCGGGGACTTAACTGGAATCAAGAAGCATTTCAGCAGAAAACATGGAGAGAAGAAGTGGAAATGCGACAAATGTTCCAAAAAATATGCTGTCGTGTCGGATTGGAAAGCTCATAGCAAGATTTGTGGCACCAGAGAGTACAAATGTGACTGCGGTACCCTCTTTTCCAG AAAAGATAGTTTCATCACACATAGAGCATTTTGTGACGCTTTAGCCGAAGAAAGTGCTCGATTTGCCTCAGTTCCACCAGCCGCAGCTGCATATTTGAACAATTCCTCGGATGCAGAAGTCAATCTTGGAAACATCAAACCAAATCATCAACAACGACTACTTGATCTTACATCTTCTCAACTGGATCGACATGGTTTCAATGTCAATCGCAACAACATAAATGGCTTCATGGGACAATCCTCCACCAACCAGCTTCCTTTAGCAGCCAATGTTTTCGCATCTTCATCATCGCCATCACCTCATAGTGCATCTGCTTTGCTTCAAAATCTATGGCAATTACAAGGACAATCATATCAGCAGTGGCTACTCAACAAAAACAATAACAATATTATACAAAGTGGAATGCCCAATAATCAAGAAGATCATGACACTATAAGAAGGGAACTAGTAATTAATGGTTCTTCGTTTTCTTCGGAAGCACGCACCAGTTACAACCAAAACGGTGGACAGGAAATAGCCTCGATGTCAGCCACGACATTGCTGCAGATGGCGGCTCAAATAGGCTCAAAGAGATCGTCATCAAGCTCCAACAATGGCATGGCTTTTGGTCTAGTGACTTCCTCCATCTTCAACAATAAAGAAATGGagaataaaatcaaaacaaaggAATTCGATGAAAGAGGCTTCACAAGAGACTTTCTTGGTGTGGGAAGTCAAAACCGTCATCGGCCAATATTGATGGTCAACCATAATCTTCCAACCACAAACGACGGCACACCAACCACCTACATGAATCACA AAACATAA
- the LOC103849011 gene encoding uncharacterized protein LOC103849011, whose amino-acid sequence MILQPLMEYYKRHFSKQPMVLERGLGWQNLENQIHNNPNHCMNMLRMHPEAFQNLCTTLEHRHNLKSTDHISVDEMVAIFLVTCAQNDTQRYVGLSFGRSQETIYRKFHEVLDAVESLACEYLKTPTMASLQLYPRKLRENSNYWPFFSGFIGALDGTHVRVKVGGSDAVGYWDRHGQTSLNIMGICDINMIFTYAWLGASGSTHDSLVLQYAIDGDPIFPRPPIGKYYLVDSGYANKRGFLAPYRGSSRENIRYHLSEFDDGPPRNKKELFNKWHASLRSVIERTFGVWKKKWRILDNLPRYDVKTQNRIVHATMVLHNFIRLHKIPDADFEDRYSSGQEEQRRRIEEEELSRLEEDEITTDGQYMNNIRDEIANMIWNEHL is encoded by the coding sequence ATGATTCTACAACCTTTGATGGAGTATTACAAGCGTCATTTTTCCAAGCAACCAATGGTACTTGAACGGGGACTGGGTTGGCAAAATCTTGAGAATCAGATTCATAATAATCCAAACCATTGCATGAACATGCTAAGGATGCATCCAGAAGCATTTCAAAACCTATGCACAACGTTGGAGCATCGTCACAACTTAAAGAGTACTGATcatattagtgttgatgagatGGTGGCAATATTCCTCGTTACGTGTGCCCAAAATGATACACAACGGTATGTTGGGTTGTCTTTTGGTCGTTCCCAGGAGACTATCTATCGAAAGTTCCATGAAGTGTTGGATGCAGTGGAGAGTCTTGCATGTGAGTACTTAAAAACTCCAACAATGGCGTCGCTCCAGCTTTATCCACGTAAGTTACGAGAAAATTCAAACTATTGGCCTTTTTTTAGTGGATTTATTGGGGCACTAGATGGAACACATGTCAGAGTTAAGGTCGGAGGTAGTGATGCGGTTGGATATTGGGATAGACATGGACAAACAAGCTTGAACATAATGGGCATATGCGATATAAACATGATCTTCACGTATGCATGGCTAGGTGCATCTGGTTCTACACATGATTCATTGGTGTTGCAGTATGCAATAGATGGAGACCCTATATTCCCTAGACCTCCTATAGGTAAATACTATCTTGTTGATTCTGGATATGCCAATAAACGAGGATTTCTAGCTCCATACAGAGGAAGCAGCAGAGAAAATATCAGATATCATCTTTCTGAATTTGATGATGGTCCTCCTAGGAACAAAAAAGAATTGTTCAACAAATGGCATGCATCACTTCGCTCAGTCATTGAAAGAACATTCGGAGTTTGGAAAAAGAAATGGAGAATCCTTGACAATTTGCCTCGCTACGACGTCAAGACTCAAAATAGGATTGTGCATGCTACAATGGTTCTTCACAATTTTATCAGGCTTCACAAAATTCCAGATGCTGATTTTGAAGATAGATATAGCAGTGGTCAAGAGGAACAAAGACGACGAATCGAAGAAGAAGAGCTTAGTAGACTTGAAGAAGACGAAATAACAACTGATGGTCAATATATGAACAACATAAGAGATGAGATTGCAAACATGATTTGGAACGaacatttgtaa